The Symphalangus syndactylus isolate Jambi chromosome 11, NHGRI_mSymSyn1-v2.1_pri, whole genome shotgun sequence genome contains a region encoding:
- the LOC129493400 gene encoding putative protein FAM90A26 — protein MLARRDPKTGANRLGRAQTLQKQRRAPVAPRAPPPDEEDPRLKCKDCGAFGHTARSTRCPMKCWKAALVPQTFGKREGKENLKPWKPPVEANPGPLNKDKGEKEERPRQQDPQRKALLRIFSVKPPEKPLPNRRGSTESCDDLRVASRPMPLHTTSKRPRVDPVLTDGSATEMSDRGSVLASLSPFRKASVSYPSSLGPKERQTGAAAPIPQPAVRHQGPGPLLVVKPTHSSPEGGCREVPQAASQTHGLLQAISPQAQDRRPALTSQPCPPAATRSLGLGSNLSFRPGAKRPAQAPLQACLNFPKIPRLGPFQIPEDAIQGGELGAPDTLQPPPAATELGPSTSPQMGRRTPAQVPSIDRQPPHSRPCLPTAQACTVSRHPAASHDGAQPLRVLFRRLDNGWWSSSLLTAPSFHSPEKPGAFLAQSPHVSEKSQGPGVRVPASVLYEDLQVSSSSEDSDSDLE, from the exons atgttggcccgtcgtgaccccaaaactggcgccaacagactcgggagagcccagaccctccagaagcagcggagggccccagttgcgccaagggctcccccgcccgatgaagaagatcccagg ctcaagtgcaaagactgcggggcctttggccacacggccagaagtaccaggtgccccatgaagtgctggaaggcagccctggttccacagaccttcgggaagagggaagggaaggaaaacctgaaaccgtggaagcccccggtggaggcgaacccggggcccttgaacaaggataaaggagagaaggaagagagaccaag gcagcaagacccgcagaggaaggctctcctccggatattttccgtgaaacctccagagaagccgctgccaaatcgaagaggatccacggaatcttgtgatgatctgagg gttgcaagcaggccaatgccgctccacacaaccagtaagaggccacgcgtggaccctgtcctcactgatggctcagctaccgaaatgtctgacaggggctccgtcttggcttcactgtctcccttcagaaaagccagtgtgagctaccCCTCTAGTCTTGGACCAAAGgaacgacagacaggggctgcggcccccatccctcagcctgcagtcaggcaccagggcccggggcctctcctcgtggtgaagccgacacacagcagcccggagggtggctgccgagaagttccccaggctgcctcgcaaacccacggcctgctccaggccatcagcccccaggcacaagacagacgtcccgcgctgacctcacagccctgcccaccagccgccacacgcagcttgggcctaggctccaatctcagcttcaggccaggagccaagagacctgcccaggctccgcttcaggcttgcctgaacttccccaagataccgagactgggtcccttccagatccccgaagacgccatccagggaggtgagctcggggccccggacactctccaacctccgccggccgcaaccgaacttggaccgagtacgtcgccccagatgggcaggaggacacccgcccaggtgcccagcatcgaccggcagcctccgcacagcagaccttgcctgcctactgcccaggcctgcaccgtgtcccgtcacccggCGGCCAGCCAtgacggggcccagcctctcagagtgctcttccggagactggacaatggatggtggagctccagcctcctgacagctccctcatttcactctcctgagaagccgggagccttcctcgctcagagccctcatgtctcagagaagtctcagggtcccggtgttcgtgtcccagcgagtgtcctctatgaggaccttcaggtttcctcctcctcagaggacagcgattctgacctggagtga